The following proteins are co-located in the Acinetobacter shaoyimingii genome:
- a CDS encoding mechanosensitive ion channel family protein: MLKDLIQRFSDWIDQYPWLEMLTSLSIVILLAFLLYVLTRKVVVVGLRRLINKLPFAHKNIFENHSVIRRIANIVPALFIINAIASVPHLSEKFVQMVQMLAQAWIFITIALSISEFLNIFNLIYQRNPKSQNKPIKGYLQLVKLIVYIVCALMILGTFLKKDVFTLLAGFGAMAAVLMLVFQNTILSLVASVQISSYDMIRIGDWIEMPSLGADGTVIDMSLHTVKVQNFDKTYTTIPTNRLVTDTFKNWRGMADANCRRIKRSIYIDQSSIHFLNDSEFEKLQNFLILQQYLKQKTEELSKWNRTVTDLRNQRRLTNLGTFRAYLVHYLRQHPSISQEETLLVRQLQPTPQGVPLEIYVFSKTTVWADYEDIQSDIFDHILAIIGEFGLHAYQAPSGLDLNTWLDQKNEV; this comes from the coding sequence ATGTTGAAAGATTTAATTCAAAGGTTTTCTGACTGGATCGATCAATATCCTTGGTTGGAAATGCTGACGTCACTCTCCATTGTGATATTACTGGCATTTTTGTTATATGTTCTGACTCGTAAAGTCGTTGTTGTTGGCTTAAGACGACTCATTAACAAGCTTCCTTTTGCGCATAAAAATATATTTGAAAATCATAGTGTCATTCGAAGAATTGCCAATATTGTCCCTGCATTATTTATTATCAATGCCATAGCATCAGTACCTCATCTATCTGAAAAATTTGTTCAGATGGTTCAAATGCTTGCTCAGGCTTGGATTTTTATCACGATTGCACTATCCATCAGTGAATTTTTAAATATTTTTAATTTGATTTATCAAAGAAATCCTAAATCACAAAATAAGCCAATTAAAGGATATTTACAGTTAGTCAAACTGATTGTTTATATTGTTTGTGCATTGATGATTTTAGGAACATTCCTAAAAAAAGATGTCTTCACATTGTTGGCAGGCTTTGGTGCGATGGCTGCTGTGCTGATGTTGGTCTTTCAAAACACGATTTTATCTTTGGTGGCCAGCGTACAGATTTCTTCATATGACATGATCCGTATTGGAGATTGGATTGAAATGCCAAGCTTGGGTGCTGATGGCACCGTCATCGATATGTCTTTACATACAGTCAAAGTGCAAAATTTTGATAAGACATATACCACCATTCCAACCAATCGATTAGTCACGGATACATTTAAAAACTGGAGAGGGATGGCGGATGCCAATTGTCGTCGTATAAAGCGTTCCATTTATATCGATCAAAGCAGTATCCATTTTTTAAATGATTCAGAGTTCGAGAAACTGCAAAATTTCTTAATTTTACAGCAGTACTTAAAACAGAAAACTGAAGAATTATCAAAATGGAATCGAACTGTAACGGATTTACGTAACCAACGACGCTTAACAAATTTAGGTACATTTAGAGCCTATTTGGTGCATTATTTGCGTCAACATCCAAGTATTTCTCAAGAAGAAACATTGCTTGTCAGACAGTTACAGCCGACACCTCAAGGCGTACCTTTAGAGATTTATGTTTTTAGCAAGACGACAGTATGGGCAGACTATGAAGATATCCAATCGGATATTTTTGATCATATTCTTGCCATTATTGGAGAGTTTGGTTTGCATGCTTATCAGGCGCCATCTGGTTTGGACTTGAATACATGGTTGGATCAGAAAAATGAAGTATAA
- a CDS encoding LysE family translocator, giving the protein MNYLEFYLYVISVIIMIATPGPVMILVASAGLKGGYRKSLETIIGTNLASLLLITLSILILKGTFSVHETLFLIIKILGCLYIAYLGYDILKEVYQVKDQRIETLKPIDGGLKKGFLVGISNPKDIIFFSSFFPQFIGIHSDINISLMILVITWIILDFLTLSVVYLSFNQLSKSRYYPKVLGLCGCILILIALFGLYSSFQNWG; this is encoded by the coding sequence ATGAATTATTTAGAATTTTATTTATATGTCATTAGTGTGATCATCATGATTGCAACCCCAGGTCCAGTCATGATTTTGGTTGCAAGTGCAGGTTTGAAAGGTGGTTATCGAAAGTCACTTGAAACCATTATAGGGACAAATCTTGCTTCATTGCTGCTGATCACCCTTTCAATTTTGATTTTGAAAGGTACGTTCAGTGTGCATGAAACATTATTCTTGATCATTAAAATTTTAGGTTGCCTTTATATCGCGTATTTGGGTTATGACATTTTAAAAGAAGTCTATCAAGTAAAAGATCAGCGTATAGAAACACTGAAACCCATTGATGGTGGTCTGAAGAAAGGCTTTTTAGTCGGAATTTCGAACCCCAAGGATATTATTTTCTTCTCATCTTTTTTCCCGCAATTCATCGGTATTCATTCGGATATCAATATCAGTTTGATGATTCTTGTGATCACTTGGATTATTTTAGATTTTCTCACCTTGTCGGTGGTGTATTTATCTTTTAATCAGTTGTCGAAAAGTCGCTACTATCCAAAAGTTCTAGGACTATGTGGCTGTATTTTAATTCTAATTGCATTATTTGGATTATATAGTTCATTTCAAAATTGGGGATAA
- a CDS encoding LysE family transporter, producing the protein MSYQMWFAYMLACWVISVSPGAGAIASMSSGLNYGFKHGYWNVIGLQLALLVQIAIVAAGVGVLFATSPWAFLVVKWFGVLYLLYLAYLQWTAPPQSIDITVESSQKSISKLILNGFLVNITNPKAIVFLLAVLPQFLDLSQPQALQYVIMAVTMITIDMIVMAGYTGLAAKVLRMLRSPKQQKYMNRSFAVLFACAASLLSLVHQ; encoded by the coding sequence ATGTCCTACCAAATGTGGTTCGCCTATATGCTGGCATGTTGGGTGATTAGTGTTTCACCCGGTGCAGGGGCAATTGCGTCTATGTCCAGCGGTTTAAATTATGGCTTTAAGCATGGCTATTGGAATGTGATTGGTTTGCAACTCGCTTTACTGGTGCAAATTGCGATTGTGGCAGCAGGGGTGGGAGTATTATTTGCAACATCACCTTGGGCATTTTTAGTCGTAAAATGGTTTGGTGTGTTGTATTTGCTGTATTTGGCGTATTTACAATGGACTGCCCCTCCGCAATCAATTGATATAACGGTTGAAAGCTCTCAAAAATCGATTTCAAAACTGATTTTAAATGGCTTTTTGGTCAATATCACCAACCCTAAAGCGATTGTATTCTTATTGGCTGTGTTGCCGCAATTCTTGGATTTATCTCAACCACAAGCGCTTCAATATGTGATTATGGCCGTTACGATGATCACGATTGATATGATTGTGATGGCCGGATATACAGGGCTTGCAGCAAAAGTGCTTCGGATGCTCAGATCACCAAAACAGCAAAAATATATGAACCGAAGCTTTGCCGTGTTGTTTGCTTGTGCAGCGAGTTTACTGAGTTTGGTTCATCAGTAA
- a CDS encoding Dyp-type peroxidase — MTAQSVILPLPSNHARFIVIRLKDLSIDGLKKQLEALLSTRDRLITQHPDAQIKTSIAFGPELWSKLYDQTPTGFKQLAPIHSSFTMPVVPADVLIHIASARTDICFVLSQAFFDGIQDQVEVLDERVCFRYLDGRDLTGFIDGTENPQFPDDRGETALLGEEAGIFADGSFVFAQRYAHDLEKWKRLKVDAQEHIIGRTKLESIELDDDVKPENAHIARTVIEDDEGEELEILRHSLPYGDGKGDQGLFFIAYTKDLTRIDRMLLRMFGTSGDGIHDRLLHFVTALDGAYYFAPSEELLEEVLED; from the coding sequence ATGACAGCCCAATCTGTAATTTTACCATTACCGTCAAACCATGCACGTTTTATCGTGATCCGTTTAAAAGACCTGTCTATAGATGGCTTAAAGAAACAACTTGAAGCATTGTTGTCGACTCGTGATCGTTTGATTACCCAACATCCTGATGCTCAAATTAAGACCTCAATTGCCTTTGGTCCTGAGCTTTGGTCTAAACTTTATGATCAAACACCAACAGGTTTTAAACAGTTAGCCCCAATTCATAGTTCGTTTACCATGCCGGTCGTTCCTGCTGATGTTTTGATTCATATCGCAAGTGCTCGTACCGATATTTGTTTTGTTTTAAGTCAGGCTTTTTTCGATGGCATTCAAGACCAAGTTGAAGTGTTGGATGAACGTGTTTGTTTCCGTTATTTGGATGGGCGTGACCTTACAGGTTTTATTGATGGTACGGAAAATCCACAATTCCCTGATGATCGTGGTGAAACAGCTTTACTGGGTGAAGAAGCCGGTATTTTTGCCGATGGTTCGTTTGTCTTTGCGCAGCGTTATGCCCATGATTTAGAGAAATGGAAGCGCTTAAAAGTCGATGCTCAGGAGCATATCATAGGTCGTACCAAGCTCGAAAGTATTGAACTGGATGATGATGTTAAACCTGAAAATGCACACATTGCCCGTACCGTTATTGAAGATGATGAGGGTGAAGAACTGGAAATTTTGCGTCATTCTTTACCTTATGGTGATGGTAAAGGCGACCAAGGCTTGTTCTTTATTGCGTATACCAAAGATTTAACACGTATTGACCGTATGTTGCTTCGTATGTTTGGTACAAGCGGTGATGGGATTCATGACCGTTTGCTTCACTTTGTGACAGCACTTGATGGTGCCTATTACTTTGCACCAAGTGAAGAGTTGTTGGAAGAAGTTTTGGAAGATTAA
- a CDS encoding M15 family metallopeptidase, which produces MSYSEEFMNYVGTVAGEAGGCSVTTWKVVAHCIKNRIGFAEWINARNVSDILKKNFDAMTEKNAPFRKAVKEMRSGKISKHTQDIIEAISPIYQGLEEDITNGVVLYFSPQAQAAGNKSNPDKYKSAIPDFAKSPLTEEVKIKGTENDDMRWYRYKGTSRFYVQFIDKSANPLVKSKVNIGYRKTKVVPALSNLITNSQGKIKSFLVNDGWGARFTVDGKKVIDSNKKEIMLIADGKNHSAILVVENGCSGIKAKTDIHNQQPTLSKKNSQKEEVISNTQQTIESSGSNKKQKDVNFSIKIVDSDNKEIPNFSYFLKYKTIEKKHCVGVDGIEKNIVALNGEEIIVLINGLDSKQEIDRFIVTEQMAQKVIKINLYTFDILFRHKGNKDPITNLNLVQRYRNQSKLKKTNNYGRITVNAMPGFEINYRLRDGQNLLTIRVDKNKPLRIIDVESQVIENASENLKSNTDLIEITKPKSISKLETKSDQSNGQDIEVNDSTTIRDQTEKTSSEGHPKTIIKDNNEIEFKVLTYDSSSSQLVSNCEYIIEYKGNKKTHISGVNDVGAKMHKGQSGETIKIFEKNTLLVQEVLKKDMQPISINVKKPDLTQVKVSGQDWCGLYLQSKSLDDLAEPFKTNAKKFINAMRNAGISITINTTWRPNERSYLMYYSTAIARGQIAVDKIPPFPGVNIDWTHKGNTSEAVKAAKAMHQKYAIGNNPVGKPGSSNHNRKMAVDMTISNYNGKVVSIDGINTKITSWSSLVALGKKHGVIWYGSKDAPHWSHTGR; this is translated from the coding sequence ATGAGTTATTCTGAAGAATTTATGAATTATGTTGGAACTGTAGCTGGAGAAGCGGGTGGATGTAGTGTAACAACTTGGAAAGTTGTTGCTCACTGTATAAAAAATAGAATTGGTTTTGCTGAATGGATTAATGCAAGAAATGTTAGCGATATTTTGAAAAAAAATTTTGATGCAATGACAGAGAAAAATGCTCCTTTTAGAAAAGCTGTTAAAGAAATGCGTTCAGGAAAAATATCTAAGCATACACAAGACATTATTGAAGCAATATCACCAATTTACCAAGGCTTAGAAGAAGATATTACTAATGGTGTCGTATTATATTTTAGCCCTCAAGCCCAAGCTGCTGGAAACAAAAGTAATCCTGATAAATATAAATCAGCGATTCCTGATTTTGCTAAGAGCCCTTTAACTGAAGAAGTAAAGATTAAAGGCACCGAAAATGATGATATGCGATGGTACAGATATAAAGGTACCTCGCGTTTTTATGTTCAATTTATTGATAAAAGCGCAAACCCACTTGTCAAATCGAAAGTAAATATAGGATATAGAAAAACTAAAGTAGTACCAGCTCTTAGTAATTTAATAACTAATAGTCAAGGTAAAATCAAATCATTTTTAGTAAATGATGGTTGGGGGGCAAGATTTACAGTTGACGGAAAAAAAGTTATTGACAGTAATAAAAAAGAAATAATGCTAATTGCAGATGGGAAAAATCACTCGGCAATCTTAGTAGTTGAAAATGGTTGTAGTGGAATTAAAGCTAAAACAGATATACATAATCAACAACCAACTTTATCTAAGAAGAACTCTCAAAAAGAAGAGGTTATTTCAAATACACAGCAAACAATAGAATCAAGTGGTAGTAATAAAAAACAAAAAGATGTTAATTTTAGTATTAAAATTGTGGATAGTGATAATAAAGAAATTCCAAATTTCTCTTATTTTTTAAAATATAAAACAATTGAAAAAAAGCATTGTGTTGGAGTGGACGGGATAGAGAAAAATATTGTAGCTTTAAATGGGGAGGAAATTATAGTATTAATTAATGGTCTTGATTCAAAGCAAGAAATTGATCGTTTTATTGTGACTGAGCAGATGGCACAAAAAGTTATTAAAATTAATTTATATACTTTTGATATTCTTTTTAGACATAAAGGCAATAAAGATCCTATAACAAATTTGAATTTGGTTCAGAGATATAGAAATCAGTCAAAATTAAAAAAAACTAATAATTATGGGAGGATAACTGTTAATGCAATGCCTGGGTTTGAAATTAACTATAGGCTAAGAGATGGTCAAAATTTATTGACAATTAGAGTGGATAAAAATAAGCCACTACGTATTATAGATGTTGAATCACAAGTAATTGAAAATGCTTCAGAAAATTTGAAATCCAATACTGATCTTATAGAAATCACAAAACCTAAATCAATATCTAAATTGGAAACAAAAAGTGATCAATCTAATGGGCAAGATATAGAAGTAAATGACTCAACAACAATTCGAGATCAAACGGAAAAAACTAGTTCCGAAGGTCATCCCAAAACTATTATCAAAGACAATAATGAAATTGAGTTTAAAGTATTAACTTATGATAGTTCATCAAGCCAATTGGTTAGTAATTGTGAGTATATTATTGAGTATAAAGGAAATAAAAAAACACATATTAGTGGTGTAAATGATGTTGGTGCAAAGATGCATAAAGGGCAATCAGGGGAAACTATTAAAATATTTGAAAAAAATACCCTATTAGTACAAGAAGTGTTAAAAAAAGATATGCAACCAATATCTATTAACGTCAAAAAACCAGATTTAACTCAAGTAAAGGTTAGTGGTCAAGACTGGTGTGGTTTATATTTGCAAAGTAAAAGTCTAGATGATTTAGCTGAGCCCTTTAAAACTAATGCAAAAAAATTTATCAATGCTATGAGAAATGCAGGCATTAGCATAACAATTAATACAACGTGGCGTCCTAATGAGCGAAGTTATTTAATGTATTATTCTACTGCCATAGCGAGAGGACAGATTGCTGTAGATAAAATTCCTCCTTTTCCTGGGGTCAATATTGATTGGACACACAAAGGAAATACAAGTGAGGCGGTAAAGGCTGCTAAGGCAATGCATCAAAAGTATGCAATAGGAAATAACCCGGTTGGAAAACCAGGATCATCGAATCATAATAGAAAAATGGCGGTAGATATGACGATATCAAATTACAATGGAAAAGTTGTATCCATTGATGGCATTAATACAAAAATTACAAGTTGGTCTTCTTTAGTAGCTTTAGGGAAAAAACATGGTGTAATTTGGTACGGAAGTAAAGATGCCCCACATTGGTCTCATACAGGTAGGTAA
- a CDS encoding IS982 family transposase has protein sequence MFNSTELFCLIDDFFLQFEATYWKFLKQDGKLSRIRVAQLSLSEIIFIAIWYKSSHFTNFKAFFTWLKEDKSYLFKYLPCYQRMIHLINMHQLALHALHVALMKGQETQYLWIDSTTLPVCKNQRIQRHKSLVQIASRGRSSMGWFYGCKLHIAMNQFGEITCSALSNGHVADIKMVEQLVDGLKGKIYGDRGYISQELKRRLQVQGIDLITYHRRNMESVQLSASDEYHLRQRNKIETLFSLLKGQYHLVTSKARSTYGFLSGIYASLCAYQLTHRNKPTIQIMESSA, from the coding sequence ATGTTCAATAGTACCGAATTATTCTGCTTAATTGATGACTTTTTTCTACAATTTGAAGCAACTTATTGGAAATTTCTCAAGCAAGATGGCAAACTTTCAAGAATCCGAGTTGCTCAACTCAGTCTTTCAGAAATTATCTTTATTGCTATTTGGTATAAATCCTCTCATTTCACTAATTTCAAAGCCTTTTTCACTTGGTTAAAAGAAGATAAAAGCTATTTATTTAAGTACTTGCCTTGCTATCAAAGGATGATTCATCTGATCAATATGCACCAATTGGCTCTACACGCTTTGCATGTGGCGCTGATGAAAGGTCAAGAAACACAATATTTATGGATTGATTCAACAACTCTGCCAGTTTGTAAAAATCAACGTATTCAACGCCATAAATCATTAGTCCAAATTGCATCACGCGGTAGAAGCTCAATGGGTTGGTTCTATGGCTGTAAATTACATATTGCGATGAATCAATTTGGTGAAATTACCTGTTCTGCTTTATCGAATGGACATGTTGCTGACATAAAAATGGTTGAGCAATTAGTTGATGGCCTAAAAGGAAAAATTTACGGGGATCGAGGCTACATCAGCCAAGAATTAAAGCGCAGGCTGCAAGTTCAAGGTATTGATTTAATTACTTATCATCGGAGGAACATGGAATCTGTTCAACTCAGTGCATCAGATGAATATCACCTAAGGCAACGCAATAAGATAGAAACATTATTCAGCTTATTGAAAGGGCAATATCATTTAGTGACGAGTAAAGCACGTAGTACTTATGGATTTCTCAGCGGAATTTATGCTTCGTTATGTGCATATCAATTAACCCATCGAAATAAGCCAACGATTCAAATTATGGAGTCATCGGCTTAA
- a CDS encoding type VI secretion system Vgr family protein, translating into MLKTINLLIESLGFGLQKRALHIQFANVSLNSQVFIQRIQGQHFINEGLKVELLCLSTNAHIQLKQFIGSQVAIDQVTDLGKLARTTGIITGASQGQSDGALTLYKLTLEDATSLWHKRRNSRVFMNKSVVEITETLFKEWQSKSALFASSLTLSTEGLKQDYDIRPFVMQANETDYKFLTRLWRSEGINWLVDEADKIVAMSAQPIQAQKLRLIDDNSHFEALSRRSIRFHRSNATERFDTITSFIAQRTIQSNAIQVQRWQADTLAQDQGNTSLSTHKHSEQQDNETLSLEQAWTISPAWISDLNGEDQSTSSGSAQIEKLNTQLTQYQDLQSKYFTAISSVRDADVGYWFEFVGHPEIDQHQGSDREFLILGKRFYSQNNLPKELTTQVEALLDLSRWQKVNPDERVANELSLVRRSIPIVPEYDPLKHRPMAYPQRAKVVGPEGETIFVDQWGRIKVRFVFTRADDHGHDGGAGANDNDTDSAWVDVLTSWAGEGYGSRFHPRIGEIVVIDFFDGNVDRPFVVGRLHEAERYQTMFDVQGQLPDTKKLSGIRSQEVGGAGFNQLRFDDTTGQISTQLQSSHAASQLNLGNLSHPKAQELSDGRGEGFELRTDAYGAVRAGKGMLITTYAQEKAVADHLEAAQAQVLLNQGHESMKMLSELAEKQQTDALNVINRLPKLIQSLQMENISQAASQTLSLFQNDLTEDPLSALKNSDSFVEQMGAFGGESQSTVQFFKDSFMDSQDAMANLRETIETLEDLGTEKLQSRLVSLKSGMNTDPIQVLKKVGEIIEDVKVKPDDLIIGGCFGQPETLTPQIAMNHLKNLMQGYVSDLENSKDARERKQGKLFRQALMLLASPNGIALTTPEDIFMHASSDIGQSSQGSINLSAQKNVIAHAQDKISLFAAQKGLRAFAAKGKLELQAQDDAIEAIARKVIKLISTEDKIEITSPKEIVLTAGGSQLKINASGVFSTTGGKFESKAGQHLFMGGATVNAQLPKMPESGMYSMRFDLSQIFDPNILKNIKYKIINHSKKLESEYEFVQQSSERVYSDTSDEIELALVPGAYLTEIKQTVVEQEAESLEDEEIDGCGCGIDLEHKNDNACEVK; encoded by the coding sequence ATGCTAAAAACGATAAATTTGCTCATCGAAAGTCTGGGCTTTGGACTTCAGAAAAGAGCCCTACATATTCAATTCGCTAATGTCAGTTTAAATTCTCAGGTGTTTATCCAACGAATTCAAGGTCAGCATTTTATCAATGAAGGCCTTAAGGTTGAGCTGTTATGCCTGTCCACCAATGCCCATATCCAACTCAAGCAATTTATTGGATCCCAAGTCGCAATAGATCAGGTCACCGATTTAGGTAAATTGGCGCGTACCACAGGCATTATTACAGGGGCAAGCCAAGGGCAAAGTGATGGTGCACTCACCTTATATAAACTCACTTTGGAAGATGCGACTTCGCTTTGGCATAAACGCCGTAACAGTCGTGTGTTTATGAATAAAAGCGTGGTCGAAATTACCGAGACGTTATTTAAAGAATGGCAAAGCAAAAGTGCACTGTTTGCCTCTAGCCTAACCTTATCCACTGAAGGGCTGAAACAGGATTACGACATCCGTCCTTTTGTGATGCAGGCGAATGAAACGGATTATAAGTTTTTAACACGTCTATGGCGCAGTGAAGGCATAAACTGGCTGGTAGATGAAGCAGATAAAATTGTTGCGATGTCTGCTCAGCCGATTCAGGCACAAAAACTGCGTTTGATTGATGATAACAGTCATTTTGAAGCCTTAAGCCGTCGTAGTATTCGATTCCATCGCAGTAATGCCACTGAACGTTTCGATACCATCACCAGCTTTATTGCCCAACGGACGATTCAGTCCAATGCTATACAGGTTCAACGTTGGCAAGCCGATACCTTGGCTCAGGATCAGGGTAATACCAGTCTAAGCACACATAAACATAGTGAACAACAGGACAATGAAACTTTAAGCCTAGAACAAGCATGGACCATTAGTCCTGCTTGGATTTCAGACTTAAATGGTGAAGATCAGTCGACCTCATCAGGTTCGGCGCAAATTGAAAAACTCAATACTCAGCTCACACAATATCAAGATTTACAGTCCAAATATTTCACCGCCATTAGCAGTGTGCGAGATGCAGATGTTGGCTATTGGTTTGAATTTGTGGGACATCCTGAAATTGATCAACATCAGGGTTCTGACCGTGAATTTTTAATTTTAGGTAAGCGTTTTTATAGCCAGAATAATTTACCTAAAGAACTGACGACACAAGTCGAAGCATTACTGGATTTGAGCCGTTGGCAAAAAGTGAATCCCGATGAGCGTGTCGCTAATGAATTGTCATTGGTACGTCGTTCAATTCCTATAGTCCCTGAATATGACCCTTTAAAACATCGTCCGATGGCATACCCTCAACGTGCCAAAGTGGTGGGACCAGAAGGTGAGACCATTTTTGTGGATCAATGGGGCAGAATTAAAGTTCGCTTTGTATTTACCCGAGCAGATGACCATGGACATGATGGTGGTGCAGGCGCCAATGATAATGATACGGACTCGGCATGGGTCGATGTGCTGACTTCTTGGGCAGGGGAAGGCTATGGCTCGCGGTTTCATCCACGTATTGGTGAAATTGTGGTGATTGACTTTTTTGATGGTAATGTCGATCGGCCTTTTGTGGTTGGGCGTTTGCATGAAGCAGAGCGGTATCAGACCATGTTTGATGTACAAGGCCAGTTACCTGATACCAAAAAACTCAGTGGTATACGCTCTCAGGAAGTGGGTGGTGCTGGTTTTAATCAACTGCGTTTTGATGATACGACGGGGCAAATTAGTACCCAACTGCAAAGTAGTCATGCTGCATCACAACTGAATTTAGGCAATTTGAGCCATCCTAAAGCACAAGAGTTGTCAGATGGTCGGGGTGAAGGCTTTGAATTAAGAACAGATGCTTATGGTGCTGTGCGCGCAGGTAAGGGCATGCTGATAACCACTTATGCACAAGAAAAAGCAGTTGCAGATCATCTGGAAGCAGCTCAGGCACAGGTCTTGCTGAATCAAGGGCATGAAAGTATGAAAATGCTCAGTGAGCTGGCAGAAAAACAGCAAACTGATGCTTTAAATGTGATTAACCGTTTGCCCAAACTGATCCAATCCTTGCAGATGGAAAATATCTCTCAAGCTGCATCACAAACCTTGAGCCTGTTCCAAAATGATTTAACGGAAGACCCATTATCGGCACTGAAAAATAGCGATAGCTTTGTTGAACAAATGGGGGCTTTTGGCGGTGAAAGCCAGAGTACTGTTCAGTTTTTCAAAGATTCCTTTATGGATTCCCAAGATGCCATGGCAAATTTGCGAGAGACAATTGAAACCCTTGAAGACCTTGGTACAGAAAAACTGCAATCTCGTTTGGTCAGTTTAAAGTCTGGAATGAATACAGATCCGATTCAAGTGCTGAAAAAAGTTGGTGAAATTATTGAAGACGTCAAAGTTAAGCCAGACGATTTGATTATTGGAGGGTGCTTTGGGCAACCTGAAACATTAACACCGCAGATTGCGATGAATCATTTAAAAAATCTGATGCAGGGATATGTGAGTGATCTGGAAAACTCCAAAGATGCACGTGAGCGTAAACAAGGGAAATTGTTCCGACAGGCTCTAATGTTATTGGCTTCTCCAAATGGAATTGCGTTAACCACACCTGAAGATATTTTTATGCATGCGTCAAGTGATATTGGTCAGAGCTCGCAAGGTTCGATTAATTTGAGTGCGCAGAAAAATGTAATTGCCCATGCTCAGGATAAGATCAGTTTGTTTGCAGCACAAAAAGGGCTTCGAGCTTTTGCTGCAAAGGGGAAATTGGAACTCCAGGCGCAGGACGATGCGATCGAAGCGATTGCACGCAAGGTCATTAAACTGATTTCAACGGAAGATAAGATTGAGATTACAAGTCCTAAAGAAATTGTGCTGACGGCAGGAGGTTCTCAACTCAAGATTAATGCTAGTGGTGTATTTAGTACGACTGGTGGGAAGTTTGAGAGTAAGGCGGGGCAGCATTTGTTTATGGGTGGGGCAACTGTAAATGCACAATTACCAAAGATGCCTGAAAGTGGGATGTATAGTATGAGATTTGATTTGAGTCAAATTTTTGATCCTAATATATTGAAAAATATAAAATATAAAATAATTAATCATTCGAAAAAACTTGAATCTGAGTATGAGTTTGTACAACAAAGTAGTGAGCGAGTTTATAGTGACACATCAGATGAAATTGAGCTGGCTTTAGTACCAGGAGCTTATTTAACAGAGATTAAACAAACTGTTGTCGAACAGGAAGCTGAGTCATTAGAAGATGAAGAAATAGATGGTTGTGGATGTGGAATTGATCTCGAACATAAGAATGATAATGCTTGCGAGGTGAAGTGA